In a single window of the Cucumis melo cultivar AY chromosome 11, USDA_Cmelo_AY_1.0, whole genome shotgun sequence genome:
- the LOC103501132 gene encoding GDSL esterase/lipase At2g30310-like encodes MTRVNCLIAALSLHTIWLLLLTKPCSSLEPKTSPSFPAILIFGDSTVDTGNNNFIPTIFKGNYSPYGKNFPGHLATGRFSDGKLIPDMVASRLGIKELVPPFLDPKLSNDDIKTGVSFASAGTGFDDLTAAISKVIPVMKQIDHFKNYIQRLQGLVGVGESKRIISNALVVISAGTNDLNINFYDLPTRQLQYNISGYQDFLQNRLKSLIKEIYQLGCRNIVVAGLPPVGCLPIQETIAFENPLKRHCLEDQNSDSIAYNQKLSKLLTNLQPQLSGSKILYADIYTPLIDMLNNPQNYGFEHTNKGCCGTGLVEAGPLCNPKIPTCENSSKFMFWDSIHPTEAAYKFIAESLLKKLGDPQNWN; translated from the exons ATGACACGAGTTAACTGCCTCATTGCTGCTCTATCACTCCACACAATTTGGCTGCTACTTCTTACCAAACCGTGCAGTTCTTTAGAGCCAAAAACTTCTCCATCGTTTCCTGCCATTCTCATATTCGGCGATTCTACGGTGGATACCGGAAATAACAACTTCATTCCCACCATTTTCAAGGGCAATTACTCCCCGTATGGCAAAAATTTCCCGGGTCATCTTGCTACTGGAAGGTTCAGTGATGGAAAACTCATTCCTGATATGGTAGCTTCTAGGTTAGGGATAAAAGAACTTGTACCTCCATTTTTGGATCCAAAATTGTCAAATGATGACATAAAAACAGGGGTTAGTTTTGCATCTGCCGGCACGGGATTCGATGATCTAACTGCTGCTATATCCAAAGTCATTCCTGTGATGAAGCAAATTGATCATTTCAAGAACTACATTCAGAGGCTTCAAGGGCTTGTGGGTGTGGGTGAAAGTAAGAGGATTATTAGCAATGCTTTGGTTGTTATTAGTGCAGGAACCAATGACTTGAACATCAATTTTTATGACCTTCCCACTAGACAGTTGCAGTACAATATTAGTGGCTATCAAGATTTTCTTCAGAATAGGCTAAAAAGTTTGATCAAG GAAATTTACCAACTTGGATGCCGAAACATAGTGGTTGCCGGCCTCCCACCTGTTGGTTGTCTTCCCATTCAAGAGACCATAGCATTTGAGAATCCCCTAAAGCGACATTGTTTAGAAGATCAAAACTCAGATTCCATAGCCTACAATCAGAAGCTTTCAAAGCTGCTGACCAATTTACAGCCACAGCTCTCAGGAAGCAAAATTTTGTACGCAGACATTTACACCCCCCTCATCGACATGCTAAACAATCCTCAAAATTATG GTTTTGAGCACACGAACAAAGGTTGCTGTGGAACTGGATTGGTGGAAGCAGGGCCTTTGTGTAATCCAAAAATCCCAACGTGTGAAAATTCATCAAAATTTATGTTTTGGGATAGCATTCATCCGACGGAAGCAGCCTACAAATTCATCGCCGAGTCACTTCTCAAGAAACTTGGAGATCCCCAGAATTGGAACTGA